The nucleotide sequence TAGTCCAACGGTTTTTGCCATGGCGGTATAGGTTTGATCATCGCCAATGCAAACCATTTTGGAATCTATTTGTTGTTTTTTACCGTAGAGTTCGAAACCAAATTTATGATACATCACAATCATGTCCTTGTCAGTCGGTTTGAGGGTCCAACTGTCGCTGAGGATTTTTTCGAGAATTTGGGCAGGTGTAGCATTTTTTAGGCCTACTTTTTTAGTACGGCTAAACAAATCGAGCTCTACAAGTTTGTCCCACATAATGTCGTCTGGGTCAATTTTAAGGATGAGACGCATTTTGATTTCGACTGAATCGGTAGGGTGATAAGGCAAGAATGAATTGACATACTGGCGATAAGTCATGTTCTCAGAGTTTTCCATGGTGTAGCTATCGTCAGTCATCCCGAGTTGTACAAACATATGCCAAGCTTTGGAAAATCCAACACGTCGAATAGTGCCTCTGTATAAGGTCAGGACATCATCGAGTCCGTAAACGGAACGGTATTTTAAGGAATCGCGATTAGGATAAGCTTCGAATTTGCCGTAACCCTCAACGGCAAGAAATTCGGTTCTTCGAAATAAATTACAATAGGGGATGTATTTATAAGCCCCTTCTTGTATAAACTTTGCCGACCCGCCTTGTCCAGCCAAAACCACATTGCGTGGTGCCCAAGTGAATTTGTAATTCCATAAATTGGTATCGGATTCGGGGGCTACAAGTCCGCCACAAAAAGATTCAAACAATAGCATTTTTCCGCCTTTTTCACGTACTTCATCAATTACTTTCATGGCACTCATATGATCGATTCCTGGGTCAAGCCCAATTTCGTTCATGAATATCAGGTTGTTGGCTTTTACTTGGCTATCCAAAGCCTGCATTTCGTTACTTATATAAGAAGCGGTAACTAAATGTTTTTTATATAAAATACAATCTCGCGCCACTTCGATATGTAAATGTGCTGGCAACATGGAGATAACAATATCGGCTTTTTGAATGTTTTGTTTGCGTTGACTTTCGTCAAAAACATCTAAGGCAATCGCTGAAGCATTAGGATGATTTAACGTCTTTTTTTGGGCTAGTTTCAATGATAAATCGCCAATAACGAGATGCAGGTTTTCCTCATCTGATTTCTCTAATAAATACCGAATTAAAGAAGAAGCTGATCTCCCTGCACCGATGATTAAAATAGTTCTGTGGTTGGATTGTATCATGGAATTGCCTTTTTAACAAAAATACAAAATAAGTTTTGGGGTTTAACTACAAAGGGCGCAAAGGACACAAAGTTTTTTGAATAGCTATCTTATTTTCTCTTCGTGTCTTAGCGTCTTAGCGGTAAAATTTTTCTTTTCGTCTTTGCGGTAAAAACAATACTTTTGTTATTCAAATTAAGTAAAAATCATGATTGATAAAAAGATAATAGGCACTGGTGCATTAATGGGAATGATAGCAATAATTTTAGGGGCTTTTGGCGCTCATGCTTTGAAGAAAATCTTAACTCCTGAATTGTTGGCTACTTTTGAAACAGGTGTTCGCTATCAAATGTATCAAGCGTTTTTTTTATTACTGCTGCCAAGTTTTAAAATACTGACTGAAAAGACCAAAAAAACTATTTTTTACCTGATTGTTATAGGAGTAATTTTCTTCTCGGGTTCTATTTATGGTTTGGCTACAAACTACTTAACTCCTTTTGATTTTAAGACTATCGGATTCATAACTCCCATTGGTGGATTATTCATAATTATTGGTTGGGGAATGCTGGCATACAATTATTTTAAGAGCAAATCATAAGCTATTCTGCTCATAAATCCTTATCTTTAAAGTATGAATTCTCATTCTTAAAAGGTACTATTTATGGACAGCAATACCACCAAAAAAATCCCTGATTTGGATAAAATAGGGATTCTAAACGCCAAAATACATTATCAATTATCTGCCGAAGACTTACATCAAATATGCCTCGCTAGAGGACAAGGAAAGGAAACTTCAACTGGAGCACTCGCTATCCATACCGGTAAATTCTCCGGAAGGTCGCCTCAAGATCGTTTTATCGTCAAAGATGCCATTACTGAAAATGAAGTTTGCTGGGGAGATGTTAACATCCCTTTTGAATCTGATGATTTTGACGCTTTGTATGACAAGCTCACTTCCTATTTATCAAATAAAGAATTATTTGTAAGAGATGCTTATGTGTGTGCAGAACCTAAATACCGACTGAATGTTAGGGCTATTACCGAAACAGCTTGGTCAAATTTATTTTGTCATAACATGTTCTTAAGATTAAATGAGGACGAATTAGAGCATTTTGAAACCGATTGGACCGTAATTTGCGCTCCGAGTTTTTTAGCTGATCCGATAATAGACAAAACCCGTCAAGGAAATTTTACGCTATTGAATTTCAGTCGAAAAATTGTAATGATTGGAGGAACGGGGTATACGGGCGAAATCAAAAAAGGAATTTTTTCGGCTTTGAATTTTATACTTCCTGTTAAAGAAAAAATTTTATCGATGCATTGCAGTGCTAATGTGGGGCAAAATGGTGAAACTGCTATTTTCTTTGGTTTATCAGGAACTGGAAAAACGACGCTTTCGGCTGATCCTAAACGAAAATTGATAGGTGACGACGAACATGGCTGGACTAAAGAAAATACTGTTTTTAATTTTGAAGGGGGTTGTTATGCCAAAGTTGTCAACCTGTCTGAAGAAAATGAACCTGATATTTATAGAGCCATACGAAAAGGAGCTTTAATCGAAAATGTAGTTTTTAAAACAGGAACTAATGAGGTAGACTTTAGCGATATTTCTATTTCGCCCAATACTCGTGTGAGCTATCCTATTGAACATATTGACAATATTCAGCCAGGTTCTGTTGGAGGTAATCCAAAGAATATTTTTTTCTTAACTGCTGATTCTTTTGGAATTTTGCCTCCCATTGCGCGTTTGACTCCTGGTCAAGCTGCCTATCATTTTATATCTGGTTATACAGCTAAAATAGCGGGTACCGAAACAGGAATTACTGAGCCCCAGCCTAATTTTTCAGCTTGTTTTGGCGCACCCTTTATGCCATTACATCCCACACGCTATGCCGAAATGTTAAGTCAAAAAATAAAAGAAGATGAGGCAACGGTTTGGTTAATAAACACTGGATGGACAGCAGGTCCATATGGAACTGGAAGCAGAATGAAAATAAAATACACTCGTGCTATGATTGATGCTGCTTTGAGTGGCGAATTGGACCAAGTTAATTATCAAAATCACCCCGTATTTGGTATTGCGATTCCACAATCTTGTCCTAATGTACCGAGTGAAGTATTAAATCCTAGAGACACTTGGAACGATAAGGAATTGTATGATATAAAAAGCATAGCATTAGCAGAAAAATTTAAAGCTAATTTTGCTCCTTTCAAGGAGTTTGCCAACGACGAAATTTTGTCAGGAGCGCCGAAAGTTTAAAGGCACATTCATAATAACACAAAAAGTTGTTTTTCAGTAAAATAGATGTTATTTTAGAAGAAACAAACCCCGAAATTGCTCAAAACGAGTCAAAAACGGGGTTTTCTTTTAAAGTGTGATGGCAAAAATAGTACGTTTAAGCGAATTTCAATACAAATTTTCAATTTTTACTATCAATGAAAATTTTGATAGTTTTTACGCCCAATTTTTAAAAACGGATTTGGGTAAAATATACCTTTCAATGCCTTTTTCTGAGCTTAGTCAAGCCTTCAAATTGAAAGATTCTAACAAAGGGACTCATTGTTATTTTAGTCCCAAGGGTAAGATTGCCCTGATGATGTTAAAAAATTACTACGGTTGCTCAGATAAAAAACTTATCGAACTTTTGAACGGTAATATTTTTATGCAGTTTTTTTGCGACATTTTAATCCCTATAGACAAACCCCTGACTAATTTTAAAATCGTGAGCCAAATCAGAATGGAACTCTCCAAAGGCTTAAATATTCGAAAGAGTCAAGAAATATTAGCTAAAAACTGGATTCCATATATGAGTGATTTGGATAAAATTTTTACAGATGCTACTTGTTACGAAAGTGAAGTACGTTTTCCTACTAATCAAAAACTACTATGGGAATGCGTACAATGGAATTACAAACAAATGGAAGCCTTATGCGGCATGTTAAAAATCAAGTTACCAAGAACCAAGTATTTGGATTGGTGTAGACGCTATAATGAATATTCTAAAAAAAGAAAAAAGCAATCAAAACACCGTACAAAAGTAACCAGAGGACTGTTGAAATTATTGTACAAACTTAACGCTGAACTCAATAAAATTGAGAATCAAAATTCTTTTGAAGCTACTAAAAAATACAAAAACCAACGTTCTCTAATCGCTAAGGTGTATCAACAACAGTCTCAAATTTTTAAAACAGGCAAAAGTGTTCCAGATAGAATAATAAGTATTAGTAAAAGCTATATTAGACCTATTGTAAGAGGTAAGGAAGTAAAACAAGTTGAATTTGGAGCCAAAGTCAACAAAATCCAAATTGATGGAATTAATTTTATAGAACATATTCAGTACAGAGCTTTCAATGAAGGTACACGTCTTCAAAGCACGGTTTTTTGCGCTCAAAACTTAACCAAAACTAAAGTAAAAATGCTTGGTGCTGATGCAATTTATGCCACCAATAAAAATCGAACATTCACCACTTCAAACAACATCCAAACCGATTTTGTGCGAAAAGGAAAAGCTGGCAAAAATGAAGAACAGCGTAAAATCTTAGCTAAAGAAATCAAAAAAGAACGCTCCACTCGATTAGAAGGAAGTTTTGGAAAAGAGAAAGAACATTACAATCTAAAAAAGATAAAAGCCAAAACCCAAAAAAGTGAAATGCTTTGGATCTTCTTCGGAATACATACAGGAAATGCCCTGGAAATAGGAAGAAGAATTCTCAAGCAGCAACAAATTTTAGCAGCCTAAAAAAACAAAAAACACCTCCGTGGAGAACGTGCATCTAGTCAATACCTAAAAAAGACTTTTTTGATACATCAGAGTCCGTGAAAAATAAAAATGACCAATTTTGAAACTGAAATTTGGTCATTTTTTTTATTTCTTGGAAAAAATAGGATTACTTCTGAATGTGCCTTTAAAACAATAAAAAAGTCTTGTAATTGAGAACCAATTAGAAGACTTTTTAAACTGTGTCTTTTTTCGAAAGTTTACATATAACTCAAAACTTCTTTTTTAAGGGCGTCATACTCGCCTTGAAGAATCAATCCATTGTCGAGTAGCTTTTTATAGTTCTGTAATTTCTCGAACAACTCATCTTGTGATAATTCGCTCAAAGGTCTTTCTTTGGTTGTCGTATGGATTTCATTCGTATGGAATTCGGGCGGATTCGCCGATACGATTTCAGCAAAATGGGTTACTTCTTCGGTTTCCATTTCTTCAACATCGGTTGCTGTTTCGTCTTCTATTTCAACTGGCGAATTTACAGTATATGTTATATTTTTCAAATTATCCATTTGTTCTTTGGCAAAGGTGTATAATTTTCTCGCCTGTGTTTTCGGAATATAATCAATCGAAATCGTCAATTCAGTTTTAGTTGAAAACGAGAACTCAGAGCCTAATAAATTTTCTTTAACAAATGAAGCAGTAACATCTTCCCAATCATAATCCACAAAATCCATGGATAACCCCAAGTTTTTGGGCTTACACAAAATGATTCGTTTGTTGGTTAAAACAATACTATCTGGAAAAACGGTTATCGCTGGTTTTTTTTGAACACCAATGTAACCCACTTCTTCATTTTTCATTAATAAATCCTGCAATTTTGAGGTTATTTTCTCAATTGCCTTAGGATCTTGGTCTTCATTCAAAAACTTTTTTATTTGGTCTCTCATTTGAACTAAAGCTAGTTTTTATTGTTGTGTAATTTTTTTATCTATATGAAATCGCTATTTGTCCAATTTGAAAAACAATTTTTAGGGAATCTTTAAATGATAATTTAGAACCATCGGCATGAATCCATCTCTTTAAAGGTTGTTCGCAAACTAATTTTTTAGTCTCTTCATCACCATATATTTTTTTCATTCGCATGAAAATTTCGACATCAAAAAGCCATTTTGTCAAGAATTTGGTTTGAAAAGTGTTGTCAATAACATCTTTAGTCATGATTTTAGCGCCACATTGGGTGTCATTAAATTCCATTCCAATCGTTTTTCGAATAATAAAATTAATCATTTTACTAATTATTGCTCGGGCAGATTCCTTAGTAATATCAGCACCCATACGAGCCATTCTAGAACCACTTACTATTTTAAAATTTGAGTTGGATATTGTGGTCGCAAGATCATTGAAGTCTTCAAAATCAGTTGATAAATCGGCGTCAAGAAAACCAATGTAGTTGTATTGTCCTTGTTTAGCTAAATGGAGCATGCCTAAACGTACAGCTTCGGCTTTACCACCATTTTTTTCGCAGTCGTAAATACTAATGTGATCTTCATTACCTACACGTAATTTTTCTAAAACTTCAAGTGTTTTATCTTTGCTCCCATCATTTACAAAACAAAGATGATATCCTAAGTTTGAATTTACAAATGTTTTGAACTCATCACTTAGCAATCGTGTTTCTTCATTGTAACAAGGTATTACAACTCCGATACAGTTATTTTGTATGATTTGATTTTTCTTAGTGTTTGTAGAAGCAGTTTCTCCTGCTCCAATCAGTCTTTTAACTCTGGCGCCTATTTCGCTTAAACTCAAAGGTTTTTTCATGTAATCATCAACTCCTAGATCAAATCCTTTGACAATTATATCTTCATCTGTATTACCAGATAATATCATCACTGGAGTTTTGTGTCCTTTGGTTTTTTTAATGTATTTGGCAATCTCTAACCCGTTTCCATCAACGTTAGACCTATCATTGATATCCCTTGTTTCGGAATCTTCGCTAAAAGGCATGTTGATGTCAGCAATTACTAAATCAGGGGAGTGTTGGTCATATTTCTGAATTCCTTCGGATACATTTTTGGAACTTACAACTTCGTATCCTAGATCTAAAAGGCATTTTTCTAGAGATAATAAAACTAATTCTTGGTCATCGACGATTAAAATTTTCATGTGTATTATTTTTTAGTAGACTTGGTTTAGTAAATATATTAATAATCGTACCTAGTGGCAATTTTTTTTCAATTAAAAATGAAGGTTAAACATATTTTTTTTCTTAATTTACTATAAATACTTTTATGCTTACTTTTACCCTATAATAAAACCCGAATTTTTAGTGAAAGAAAAAACAAATAAATACTTAATTGTTGCACTTCTTATAGGAGTAGTCTTTCACTCAAGTGCTATTTTTTTTACTTTAGAAAGCACTTACGATGCTTTAATTCATATGTTTTTTGCACAACATTATGCAACAAGTTGGTTTGAGCCATGGAATTATAGTTGGTACACAGGATTTACGGTTATGGGTTATCCTCCCTTGGTACATCAAAGTATTGGTTTGTTGTCGCTTATAGGGGGATTAAAATTCGGAATGTTTTCTGTTGCTATCATTGGAATTATTTTATTCATAACGGGTGTTTATCGATACACTTTGATGATTACTGGGGATAGGAATGTGGCAGGGTATGCTTCCATTGTGTCAGTTTTCTCGTCATCCTTTGTAGAAACGCTTCATATATTTGGTCAATTGCCTAGTATTGTTGGAGTTTCTATTTTGATGCATTGTATGCCTGAAATTTACCTTTGGATAAAAACAGGAAGGTTGAAATATCTTTTTCGATCGTTGTCATTATTAGCAGTAACCATTACGTCACATCATGTGACGCCTATTTTTGGAATGATTTTCTTTATTTTTCCATTAATCGGAATGGTGATAATGGATGTTTCAAGGGAACAAGTAGCGTCTTATAAGGAAATTAAGTTTAAATTGTTTTTAGCTACCTTTTTTAAATTATTCAAAAGAATTATAAGTTTTGGAGCAGGTGCTTTGTTTTTAATCATCTTTTGTATTTTTCCATATTGGGTAAATTCAAAAGCAAATCCAATTACACAAGTTCCTATTCCACATGGGAGTAGAGACAATTTTATCGAAGTGACTTCCTCTGGTTTGATGTTTTTTGTTATTCCATGGGGGATATTGTTCTTTATATTACCCTACATTCTTTACCGTTATTATAGCAAAAGATACATTTGTTTTGGATTGTCTATTTCATTGTTAATAATTCTCGGTACGGGGGGAACAACGCCTATCCCTTTGAAAGTATTAGGTGAGACTGCTTTTAATATTTTAACATTGGACCGTTTTACGCTTTGGGCATCGATTATGAGTTTGCCTATGTTTGGTGAATTTGTCTTTCGTTTGATTGAAGGCGATTTAAAAGTAGCAATTCAAAACCGTTTTGGGAGTGTATATCATCGTATTCTAGGCGCTTGTTTTGCGGGTTCTTTTCTGTTTTTTGCGGCTTTTACCATTACGTTGGGTTATTTTAGACCTTTTCAGCCCCAAAAAATAAACACGCTACCCTTAGTAAACTTTTTAAATCAGGATCAGCACGATCAATGGCGCTATTTGCCTCTGGGTTTTGGTGATCAAATGGCTACGCTTTCCTCGCAAACTAAGGCTAAAACTGTTGATGGAAATTATCACTCTGCCAGAAGATTGCCTGAATTGACAACACGAGCTATTGAACGACTTGAGAATTCAAAATTTAGAGGAATGGAAGGTATTGGTTCGCTGCAACAATTTTTGACTGTTCCTGAAAAGTACAATTTAAAATATGTTTTTTCGAATGATAAGTTTTATGACCCCATACTTTATTTTTGTGGGTGGCACCGACTGTCATTACTAGAAAACGGAATTATGGTATGGGAAAAACTAAATGTTGCCCCTTTACCCAAAGTGCTTCCAAAAGATGAGGTTCCTGTTTATCTTAAATTGATGTGGGGCATCATTCCGATACTAACTATCATAATTGCTTTTGTAATTAATGTACAAAGCATTTTTTATAAAGCGTTAAAAATAAAAAACGAAATAAAGCCTGATTTTTTCAAGTTTGTGGTGCCTTATAAAAACTTTCCATTTAAGTTAATCGTTGTTTTACACCTTTGGGTTGTTCTGCTCTTAGGCGTTATAGGCTATGCAATGTATCAATTCTATATATACAATGCGACACAAATTACACCCACAAATGTAGTTAAATCCTATTATGATGCTCTAGATTATAAGTATTATGAAAAAGCACATTCTTTTATAGACCCCAAAAGTAAATTGTCCATTTCGCAATTTATGCTAGAGACTTCTGTAGCAGATGGGATTTTAAATTCTTATGCAAAATTAGATGCTATTGATATCGAAATCATCAAAAGTGCTGAAAATAGAGCGACTCTTGTTGCTAAAACGAAATGGATTACTCCGCTGCAAATCATCAATAAAGATTTTTATCACGAAACGATAAAACGAAAAGGGAAATGGTACATTTTGCCTCAAAAACAGCCATTGGACATTCCACCGGATCAATTTTTATTTGACAATACCACCTCTTATTTTAAGCAAGGAAGACGTAAAATAACTACCCAACAAACCTATCATGAGGATGTTTTAAAGCAACCAGAACTGGAAATCTTGTCGGCTAAACTTATTCGATATAAAAATGAATACATAATTATTGGAGAATTACAAAACATTGACAACTTCCCTGCTGATGTGGTGCTTAAATCAACTTTATACAATCAATATGATCAAGTATTGGCAACATTTAATGCTAAAGATGTTATTAAGCATAAAATAATGCCCAAGGAAACAACTAGCTTCAAAGTGAATTTTGAGGAGGTTTCATGGCTAAAAAAGGATGTGGTGCAACCTACAACTTTTAATCCAAACGAATTTACACCTAAAGATATCAATGAAACGCCGGCTAACTTTGATATTCAATCTGCAGGAAATGTGGCTATAACCGATTTTTATACGCAAGTAGCCTTGTCTGATTTAACCATTGAAAGGAACCGTCTGAAAGGAACTTTGTTTAATTATGGGATTCAAGAGGTGACTGTTCCCGAGTTAATAATATCGTATTACACTGCTGAAAAAGAATTATTATATGTAGATCATTACTTTTTAAGAGAAGGAATTCGGGTGCAACGCAAGCAATATTTTGATTATGAATTGTTAGATTTATCAAGTTGCCGTATTATTTTATCATCCTTAGAAACTTGCTTTGTAAACGGTTTGCCAAGTGGAAACCTTGCTAGAACGATTATCCCAATAAGAAATAAAGCTGTTGAAAAAGAACTGCTTCAAAAAGTAAATGGCAAGGGGTTTAGTTATATTAAAATAGAAATGAATAATTATATAGGTAATCCAAAATGATAAAAAAAGCGATACATAGTGTGCTGCCATTTTTGTTCTTTTTCCTATTTGTTTTTGCAGCTTCAAAAATAAGTACCGAAAGAACAACCTTTCGCTTACAAACAACTCAAGAAAGTTTTGTGGCTGGAAGGCCTATTGCATTAACTTTTTCAACTCCTTCAAAATCGAATCAACCACAACTATTGCTGATTCATACCTATGGCAAAACAGTATTGAATACTGAAAATAACAATGGCAAACTAGTTTTTAAAATCCCCTCGATTTATAGTTTAAAAACAGGGGTTGTTTCTTGGTATTTAGTAGAAAATAAAAAGAATGTTGCTTCGGGTAATTTTACAATTGTACCCAATGACGCCACGCCTACAGTATTAGAAAATTATCTAGGCCCGCCAAGTTTATTGACTGGAACAGAACATTTCACAATGATGGTGGCTATTCCAACGGATAGCTATGACAACCCAAAGCAAGACAATACTACCGTTGTTATCAAAGATCAATTTTTAGAAGATATCACTGCAACCGAAAAAAAGACAGATAATTTTATAGCTTGGAAAAATATTTATTCTAGGACAAAAGCAGGTAAGATGTTGGTTTCAACAGCCTGTAATACTACTGATTCAAAGGAATTTGAAACAGATATTCAACCGTCGCCTAGTGAAAATTTCACTATCAAGTATAGTCGGCCACATAAATTTGCCGATGGCAATCAAATCACCTTCATAGAAACTTCAGTCATACGAGACAAATATGGGAATCTAGTGGGCGATGGAACATTAGTTACTTTTCAAGTCACTACTCAAAATAATATTTTGCTTAAGACTTATGCCGCAACGATAAATGGTATTGCAATAGGGCAACTTTTGCATCCTGATCATCAAGATACTTATACAGTTAAAGGATATGTAGTAGGAATAGCCGAGAGTAAACCTATTCAGATAAGTTATAACGCCCTCATTGACCATTTTACCTATAAATTCACCGAAAAAAATAGAGAAATAACTGTTGGTCCGTTACGAAGTTTTATGAAACAAATCGTTCCTGATGGTATAAAAGTAGAATTGAACATATTCCATAAAGATGAACTGATTGAAACTAAAATTGTTGAGACCCAAAAAGGGATTGCCAAATTTTATTTATTGACACCTTTTTATAAAAAATCAGAATATCAATTTGAAATTACCACTTTAGGTATCACTCAAAAAACAGAAGTAAAGAAATATGAAACTAATTAACAACCGAAATATTTTCAAAGCTGCATTCATACTTTCCTTTATTGTGATTAGTGTTTTTACGATGTTGGGTATGGCTAAAATATTGGATTATCTAAATACTGGTGCAGAGAGAACTTCGATGTTACATCTCGAAACCGAAAGTGAAGATGTTTATTTGCCTAAAGTGACTTGGACAAGTCTAGATAATCCAGCT is from Flavobacterium sp. NG2 and encodes:
- a CDS encoding transposase — its product is MAKIVRLSEFQYKFSIFTINENFDSFYAQFLKTDLGKIYLSMPFSELSQAFKLKDSNKGTHCYFSPKGKIALMMLKNYYGCSDKKLIELLNGNIFMQFFCDILIPIDKPLTNFKIVSQIRMELSKGLNIRKSQEILAKNWIPYMSDLDKIFTDATCYESEVRFPTNQKLLWECVQWNYKQMEALCGMLKIKLPRTKYLDWCRRYNEYSKKRKKQSKHRTKVTRGLLKLLYKLNAELNKIENQNSFEATKKYKNQRSLIAKVYQQQSQIFKTGKSVPDRIISISKSYIRPIVRGKEVKQVEFGAKVNKIQIDGINFIEHIQYRAFNEGTRLQSTVFCAQNLTKTKVKMLGADAIYATNKNRTFTTSNNIQTDFVRKGKAGKNEEQRKILAKEIKKERSTRLEGSFGKEKEHYNLKKIKAKTQKSEMLWIFFGIHTGNALEIGRRILKQQQILAA
- the pckA gene encoding phosphoenolpyruvate carboxykinase (ATP) — encoded protein: MDSNTTKKIPDLDKIGILNAKIHYQLSAEDLHQICLARGQGKETSTGALAIHTGKFSGRSPQDRFIVKDAITENEVCWGDVNIPFESDDFDALYDKLTSYLSNKELFVRDAYVCAEPKYRLNVRAITETAWSNLFCHNMFLRLNEDELEHFETDWTVICAPSFLADPIIDKTRQGNFTLLNFSRKIVMIGGTGYTGEIKKGIFSALNFILPVKEKILSMHCSANVGQNGETAIFFGLSGTGKTTLSADPKRKLIGDDEHGWTKENTVFNFEGGCYAKVVNLSEENEPDIYRAIRKGALIENVVFKTGTNEVDFSDISISPNTRVSYPIEHIDNIQPGSVGGNPKNIFFLTADSFGILPPIARLTPGQAAYHFISGYTAKIAGTETGITEPQPNFSACFGAPFMPLHPTRYAEMLSQKIKEDEATVWLINTGWTAGPYGTGSRMKIKYTRAMIDAALSGELDQVNYQNHPVFGIAIPQSCPNVPSEVLNPRDTWNDKELYDIKSIALAEKFKANFAPFKEFANDEILSGAPKV
- a CDS encoding glycosyltransferase, producing MKILIVDDQELVLLSLEKCLLDLGYEVVSSKNVSEGIQKYDQHSPDLVIADINMPFSEDSETRDINDRSNVDGNGLEIAKYIKKTKGHKTPVMILSGNTDEDIIVKGFDLGVDDYMKKPLSLSEIGARVKRLIGAGETASTNTKKNQIIQNNCIGVVIPCYNEETRLLSDEFKTFVNSNLGYHLCFVNDGSKDKTLEVLEKLRVGNEDHISIYDCEKNGGKAEAVRLGMLHLAKQGQYNYIGFLDADLSTDFEDFNDLATTISNSNFKIVSGSRMARMGADITKESARAIISKMINFIIRKTIGMEFNDTQCGAKIMTKDVIDNTFQTKFLTKWLFDVEIFMRMKKIYGDEETKKLVCEQPLKRWIHADGSKLSFKDSLKIVFQIGQIAISYR
- a CDS encoding saccharopine dehydrogenase family protein, with translation MIQSNHRTILIIGAGRSASSLIRYLLEKSDEENLHLVIGDLSLKLAQKKTLNHPNASAIALDVFDESQRKQNIQKADIVISMLPAHLHIEVARDCILYKKHLVTASYISNEMQALDSQVKANNLIFMNEIGLDPGIDHMSAMKVIDEVREKGGKMLLFESFCGGLVAPESDTNLWNYKFTWAPRNVVLAGQGGSAKFIQEGAYKYIPYCNLFRRTEFLAVEGYGKFEAYPNRDSLKYRSVYGLDDVLTLYRGTIRRVGFSKAWHMFVQLGMTDDSYTMENSENMTYRQYVNSFLPYHPTDSVEIKMRLILKIDPDDIMWDKLVELDLFSRTKKVGLKNATPAQILEKILSDSWTLKPTDKDMIVMYHKFGFELYGKKQQIDSKMVCIGDDQTYTAMAKTVGLPLAMASLLILNKKITTPGVQLPIHKEVYQPILKELENYGVIFHEEYMPYFGYQLQ
- a CDS encoding PH domain-containing protein, giving the protein MRDQIKKFLNEDQDPKAIEKITSKLQDLLMKNEEVGYIGVQKKPAITVFPDSIVLTNKRIILCKPKNLGLSMDFVDYDWEDVTASFVKENLLGSEFSFSTKTELTISIDYIPKTQARKLYTFAKEQMDNLKNITYTVNSPVEIEDETATDVEEMETEEVTHFAEIVSANPPEFHTNEIHTTTKERPLSELSQDELFEKLQNYKKLLDNGLILQGEYDALKKEVLSYM
- a CDS encoding DUF423 domain-containing protein, whose product is MDKKIIGTGALMGMIAIILGAFGAHALKKILTPELLATFETGVRYQMYQAFFLLLLPSFKILTEKTKKTIFYLIVIGVIFFSGSIYGLATNYLTPFDFKTIGFITPIGGLFIIIGWGMLAYNYFKSKS